The Streptomyces sp. DH-12 genome has a window encoding:
- a CDS encoding TetR family transcriptional regulator: MDKLPPHVRRARRPEHKELRLASIVDAARSLALEKGVREVTLTDIAARAGINKSAVLRYVETREEIYLRLTAECWTRWAAALADALGGRTDGTPDELATTLARTVVEQPLLCDLLAHAPLHLERHVSADAVLTYKLAALGALDDMADTGSAFQPVLDQAATRDLVSTVSLLAGSLWQISTPPEALARLYAEEPRLAHAVVDFLPRLSQTARTMAAGLAARAGLG; the protein is encoded by the coding sequence ATGGACAAGCTGCCTCCTCACGTACGACGCGCCCGCAGGCCGGAGCACAAGGAACTGCGGCTCGCCTCGATCGTCGACGCGGCGCGCTCCCTGGCCCTGGAGAAGGGCGTCCGCGAGGTGACGCTCACCGACATCGCCGCCCGGGCCGGCATCAACAAGTCCGCGGTGCTGCGCTACGTCGAGACCCGCGAGGAGATCTACCTGCGCCTGACCGCCGAATGCTGGACTCGATGGGCCGCCGCGCTGGCGGACGCGCTCGGCGGGCGCACCGACGGCACCCCAGACGAACTGGCCACGACCCTCGCCCGTACGGTCGTGGAGCAGCCCCTGCTCTGCGACCTCCTGGCCCACGCCCCGCTCCACCTGGAACGGCATGTCTCGGCCGACGCGGTCCTGACCTACAAGCTGGCCGCCCTCGGCGCCCTGGACGACATGGCGGACACCGGCTCCGCCTTCCAGCCGGTCCTGGACCAGGCCGCCACCCGGGACCTCGTCAGCACGGTCAGCCTGCTCGCCGGCTCCCTCTGGCAGATCTCCACCCCGCCGGAGGCCCTCGCCCGGTTGTACGCCGAGGAGCCACGTCTGGCCCACGCGGTGGTCGACTTCCTGCCCCGCCTCTCGCAGACCGCCCGCACCATGGCCGCCGGCCTGGCCGCCCGCGCCGGCCTCGGCTGA
- a CDS encoding AAA family ATPase → MTPDDAAVPHPLFGRGAELAAIGAFLERPGESGGVLTVHGELGSGKSALLQEVRRAAEARGRTVVPLQGHRSEAGLPGAGLTQLLPVPACGPDARSVAAEALGRHTRAGRPLLVVLDDAQWFDGPSLDALLTACRGTAGTALLMASRPVPRGDARHASGPAPDLVLGPLAGTEAERLLRRYGPDVPPLLARRVLRETGGNPAGLVSITELLVSAAPPAEALLAPRLPLGDALHTRVTSLLAGVPEPVRDVLLLAAVADTGRPELLREAARAVDPTGRAMDAAEDRGLLLTESGTVRFGHPLLHSAVYWEASRARRRRAQLALAGRDEPGAYRRALHRALASTAPDEATARELEDSVPEDLPEAAAVHELAADLSPRSADRARGLVRAAWAAQVRDQTGEVRRLVARITALSAGRCPETAAAVAALGAPGTAGEPALPWPLFPPPAAGPARGGPSAPRASDARPPDPLTDRCPALLSALCWTDRTAHADRGRALLVTAGAALARGRFPLEPLRDAALVSVAMALDDPLAAERLGGAVLDSLTGPGYFGTARAVLAHRQLARLHLGDREGVLRDGVTGERWSRTAEDPHATAVFRCGVAQVQAWEGTEEGHAALTDGILAFALPRGLPLVASRARWARGLMALAHGRPEDAYEELRMLSDPGGDAWHPVVAAWALGDLVAAAVASRRGDAIRDRVRWAAEVNRSLRSAPLEHLLARSLALLGEGDAPEKHFTRALAVPGTGALRYERARTRLAFGEWLRRRRRVLEARDQLQRARDAFASAGAAVWVRRADSELLAAGDATARGPRRGAAGLGLTPREAEVAWLAAQGLSNQGIGWQLGLTHRTVASHLSRVFAKAGVTSRKQLPAVLGS, encoded by the coding sequence GTGACGCCGGACGACGCGGCGGTGCCGCACCCCTTGTTCGGCCGCGGTGCGGAACTCGCCGCGATCGGGGCGTTCCTGGAGCGGCCGGGTGAGTCGGGCGGCGTCCTCACGGTCCACGGCGAGCTGGGCAGCGGCAAGTCCGCGCTGCTCCAGGAGGTCCGGCGCGCCGCCGAGGCCCGGGGCCGGACCGTCGTCCCCCTCCAGGGGCACCGCAGCGAGGCCGGGCTGCCCGGTGCCGGCCTCACCCAGCTCCTACCGGTCCCGGCCTGCGGTCCGGACGCGAGGAGCGTCGCCGCCGAGGCGCTCGGCCGGCACACCCGCGCCGGGCGGCCCCTGCTGGTGGTCCTGGACGACGCGCAGTGGTTCGACGGTCCCTCGCTCGATGCCCTGCTCACGGCCTGCCGCGGGACCGCCGGCACGGCGCTGCTCATGGCGAGCCGCCCGGTGCCGCGCGGGGACGCGCGACACGCGTCCGGGCCCGCGCCGGACCTGGTTCTCGGCCCGCTCGCCGGAACCGAGGCCGAGCGGCTGCTGCGCCGGTACGGCCCGGACGTGCCGCCCCTGCTGGCGCGCCGGGTGCTCCGGGAGACCGGGGGCAATCCGGCCGGACTGGTGTCCATCACCGAACTGCTCGTCTCCGCCGCCCCGCCGGCCGAGGCGCTGCTCGCCCCGCGGCTCCCGCTCGGCGACGCCCTGCACACGCGGGTGACCAGCCTGCTGGCCGGCGTGCCGGAACCCGTGCGGGACGTCCTGCTGCTGGCCGCCGTGGCGGACACCGGCCGGCCGGAGCTGCTGCGGGAGGCCGCCCGCGCCGTGGACCCAACGGGCCGCGCCATGGACGCGGCCGAGGATCGTGGCCTGCTCCTGACGGAGTCCGGAACGGTCCGCTTCGGCCATCCGCTGCTGCACTCCGCGGTGTACTGGGAGGCGTCCCGGGCCCGGCGGCGGCGTGCGCAACTGGCGCTGGCCGGACGGGACGAGCCGGGCGCGTACCGGCGAGCGCTGCACCGGGCCCTCGCCTCCACCGCCCCGGACGAGGCCACGGCCCGCGAGCTGGAGGACAGTGTGCCCGAGGACCTTCCCGAGGCCGCCGCGGTGCACGAACTGGCCGCCGACCTGAGTCCGCGGTCCGCGGACCGGGCCCGCGGACTGGTCCGGGCCGCGTGGGCGGCCCAGGTGCGGGACCAGACGGGGGAAGTGCGGCGGCTCGTGGCCCGTATCACCGCCCTCTCCGCCGGCCGGTGCCCCGAGACCGCCGCGGCCGTCGCCGCACTCGGCGCGCCGGGGACCGCCGGTGAACCGGCCCTACCGTGGCCGCTGTTCCCGCCGCCGGCCGCCGGACCCGCCCGCGGCGGGCCGTCCGCCCCGCGCGCGTCGGACGCCCGGCCACCGGACCCGCTCACCGACCGGTGCCCCGCCCTGCTGTCCGCGCTGTGCTGGACCGACCGGACGGCCCACGCCGACCGGGGCAGAGCCCTGCTGGTGACGGCCGGTGCCGCGCTCGCGCGGGGGCGGTTCCCGCTGGAACCGCTCCGTGACGCCGCGCTGGTCTCGGTGGCGATGGCGCTGGACGACCCGCTCGCCGCCGAACGCCTGGGCGGGGCCGTGCTGGACTCGCTGACCGGCCCCGGGTACTTCGGTACCGCCCGGGCGGTCCTGGCCCACCGCCAGCTCGCCCGGTTGCACCTCGGTGACCGGGAGGGTGTGCTGCGGGACGGCGTCACCGGGGAGCGCTGGAGCCGGACGGCGGAGGATCCGCACGCCACCGCCGTCTTCCGGTGCGGTGTGGCGCAGGTGCAGGCGTGGGAAGGCACGGAGGAAGGGCATGCGGCGCTCACCGACGGCATCCTGGCCTTCGCGCTGCCCCGCGGTCTTCCCCTGGTGGCGTCCAGGGCCCGCTGGGCGAGGGGCTTGATGGCGCTCGCGCACGGCCGGCCGGAGGACGCGTACGAGGAGCTGCGGATGCTGTCGGACCCCGGCGGTGACGCGTGGCACCCGGTGGTGGCCGCCTGGGCGCTGGGCGATCTGGTCGCCGCCGCGGTCGCCTCCCGCAGGGGTGACGCCATACGGGACCGGGTGCGGTGGGCAGCCGAGGTCAACCGGTCGCTGCGGTCGGCTCCGCTGGAGCACCTGCTGGCCCGGTCGCTGGCGCTGCTCGGCGAGGGCGACGCGCCCGAAAAGCACTTCACCCGGGCGCTGGCCGTACCGGGAACCGGTGCGCTGCGGTACGAACGGGCCCGTACGCGGCTGGCGTTCGGGGAGTGGCTGCGGCGACGGCGGCGGGTGCTGGAGGCGCGGGACCAGTTGCAGCGGGCCCGTGACGCCTTCGCGTCGGCCGGTGCGGCGGTGTGGGTGCGGCGGGCCGATTCCGAGCTGCTGGCCGCCGGGGACGCGACGGCGAGGGGCCCGCGGCGGGGCGCGGCCGGGTTGGGGCTGACGCCGCGTGAGGCGGAGGTCGCCTGGCTGGCCGCGCAGGGGCTGAGCAACCAGGGCATCGGGTGGCAGCTCGGGCTGACCCACCGGACGGTCGCCAGTCACCTGTCGCGCGTGTTCGCGAAAGCCGGGGTGACGTCCCGCAAGCAGCTCCCGGCAGTGCTGGGGAGCTGA
- a CDS encoding methyltransferase domain-containing protein, with translation MHSVASNDSAQSLYRAIGAYCDAMTRVQDYTRWARLYRDLLEKHGVPGRRLLDVGCGTGGSALELARLGFTVTGVDLPPEMIGAARHKDGADQVVFVTADARSLPALGTFDAVVTMGEPLTYLWRGSSRAYGAPCGPVACSC, from the coding sequence GTGCACTCGGTTGCTTCCAACGACTCGGCCCAGAGTCTCTACCGCGCGATCGGCGCGTACTGCGACGCGATGACCCGGGTCCAGGACTACACGAGGTGGGCCCGGCTCTACCGCGACCTCCTGGAGAAGCACGGCGTGCCCGGCCGCCGACTGCTCGACGTGGGGTGCGGGACGGGCGGTTCCGCTCTCGAACTGGCCCGGCTGGGCTTCACCGTCACCGGGGTCGACCTGCCGCCGGAGATGATCGGGGCCGCGCGGCACAAGGACGGCGCCGACCAGGTGGTCTTCGTGACGGCCGACGCCCGTTCGCTGCCCGCGCTCGGCACCTTCGACGCGGTCGTCACCATGGGCGAACCGCTGACCTACCTGTGGCGCGGGTCTTCCCGGGCGTACGGCGCTCCCTGCGGGCCGGTGGCCTGTTCCTGTTAG
- a CDS encoding helix-turn-helix transcriptional regulator → MIGRESQVERLSALLEAAREGHGSSALVYGEAGIGKSSLVSAVVDTASASGFQVLSCHGVRGTGTVGYEGLHELLLPLLDRVDALSPRQRTALDVAFGAEGEPADRLVTGLAAFGLLEEAAAHGPLVVLVEDLHWLDVSTADIVTFLAARMSVMPALLLATSRADRIYPDRSPRFRHQVPLAPLGREDSLRLLAQHAPALTEPQRQRLVERAMGNPLALAEWSASPSRLDGAPSAERGRVSMGKRLEDSFLAEVALLPPATRRALLVAAAGQDSSSHEVLTAARGLGLEQSDFAPAEKFGLITLSDGSFRFRHPLVGSAVYDNADSDMRSRVHTELAAVVVDPARAVQHRAAAVTGWNENVAAELERLAVATGRRGARTEAAAAWRRAVTLTPVPRERARRTVMAAEAARQAGATAEAVALLAEARPPAEDEASVMQLARTEWMLASTSTTLPDRGGDELVALSRALSDPDDRVEVLTWAAVRGYTRQDLSAEVTAVVTEELRRPGIAGTERQRLLRSIALALVGSADRLPSVEEALSVLRPQVRETDATLMNCLAFAFEDAHDLEGAERVWSAEVDLFHRSARTSDETVALAGRGTVRMNAQAVAAGLADCEQALRLSGDLGLSVVGAICAASIALARAWRGEDALAATALATSAELSGPAPFARVAAIASWASAELAANEGRPEDAVVHLLRSVEHPPIGLWAGGGLADAAVRAGRPEAVDGWLGMATAALASSGSDHLAMLVERTRALLSPDGGARDHFERAIAHGERTSAALDLARTRLFFGEWLRRERHITEARGHLAAALHVFESHHATPLARRTARELGAAGSVRPTRSPHAVAADAVLTAQELHVARLAAEGYSNKQIADQLYLSHRTVGAHLYSAYAKLQINRRAQLPAALAGTPD, encoded by the coding sequence GTGATCGGGCGCGAATCGCAAGTCGAGCGGCTGTCCGCTCTCCTCGAGGCGGCACGCGAAGGGCACGGGTCCTCGGCCCTGGTGTACGGCGAGGCGGGGATCGGCAAGAGCAGTCTCGTCTCCGCGGTCGTCGACACCGCGTCCGCGTCGGGCTTCCAGGTGCTCTCCTGCCACGGGGTCCGCGGCACCGGCACGGTGGGCTACGAGGGACTGCACGAGCTGCTGCTGCCCCTCCTCGACCGCGTGGACGCCCTGTCACCGCGTCAGCGGACCGCCCTGGACGTGGCCTTCGGCGCCGAAGGGGAGCCGGCCGACCGGCTGGTCACGGGGCTCGCCGCGTTCGGGCTGCTGGAGGAGGCGGCGGCGCACGGACCCCTCGTGGTGCTGGTCGAGGATCTGCACTGGCTCGACGTGTCCACGGCCGACATCGTCACCTTCCTCGCCGCCCGCATGAGCGTCATGCCGGCGCTGCTGCTGGCCACCAGTCGCGCCGATCGCATCTACCCCGACCGCAGTCCCCGCTTCCGGCACCAGGTGCCGCTGGCCCCGCTCGGCCGGGAGGACTCCTTGCGGCTGCTCGCCCAGCACGCGCCCGCGCTGACGGAGCCGCAGCGGCAGCGGCTGGTCGAGCGGGCGATGGGCAACCCGCTCGCCCTGGCCGAGTGGTCGGCCAGCCCGTCCCGCCTCGACGGCGCGCCGAGCGCCGAGCGCGGCCGGGTATCGATGGGCAAACGCCTGGAGGACTCGTTCCTCGCGGAGGTCGCCCTGCTCCCGCCGGCCACGCGGCGAGCGCTCCTCGTCGCCGCCGCGGGGCAGGACTCCAGCAGCCACGAAGTACTGACCGCGGCCCGCGGCCTGGGCCTGGAGCAGAGCGACTTCGCGCCGGCCGAGAAGTTCGGGCTGATCACGCTCAGCGACGGCTCCTTCCGGTTCCGCCACCCGCTGGTGGGCTCGGCGGTGTACGACAACGCCGACTCCGACATGCGCTCCCGGGTGCACACCGAGCTGGCGGCGGTCGTCGTCGATCCGGCGCGTGCCGTCCAGCACCGGGCCGCGGCGGTCACCGGCTGGAATGAGAACGTCGCCGCCGAGCTGGAGCGGCTCGCCGTGGCGACCGGGCGGCGCGGTGCGCGGACCGAGGCGGCCGCCGCCTGGCGGCGCGCGGTCACGCTGACGCCGGTGCCGAGGGAACGGGCCCGGCGCACGGTGATGGCGGCGGAGGCCGCGCGGCAGGCGGGTGCCACGGCCGAGGCCGTCGCCCTGCTCGCCGAGGCGAGGCCGCCCGCCGAGGACGAGGCGTCGGTCATGCAGCTCGCCCGCACCGAGTGGATGCTCGCCAGCACCAGTACGACGCTCCCGGACCGGGGCGGTGACGAGCTGGTCGCACTGTCACGGGCCCTGAGCGACCCGGACGACCGGGTCGAGGTCCTCACCTGGGCGGCGGTACGCGGCTACACCCGGCAAGACCTCTCCGCCGAGGTCACGGCGGTGGTCACCGAGGAACTGCGACGCCCCGGCATCGCCGGCACCGAGCGGCAGCGGCTGCTGCGGAGCATCGCGCTGGCCCTGGTCGGCTCGGCCGACCGGCTGCCCTCCGTGGAGGAGGCGCTGTCGGTGCTGCGGCCGCAGGTGCGCGAGACCGACGCGACGCTGATGAACTGTCTCGCGTTCGCCTTCGAGGACGCCCACGACCTCGAAGGCGCCGAACGCGTGTGGAGCGCCGAGGTCGACCTGTTCCACCGGTCGGCACGGACGAGCGACGAGACGGTGGCCCTGGCCGGGCGCGGCACGGTACGCATGAACGCCCAGGCGGTCGCCGCCGGCCTCGCCGACTGCGAGCAGGCCCTGCGGCTCAGCGGTGACCTCGGTCTGTCGGTCGTCGGGGCGATCTGCGCGGCGAGCATCGCCCTCGCGCGCGCGTGGCGCGGTGAGGACGCGCTCGCGGCCACCGCCCTCGCGACCTCCGCGGAGCTGTCCGGGCCCGCCCCCTTCGCCAGGGTCGCCGCCATCGCCTCCTGGGCCTCGGCCGAGCTGGCGGCGAACGAGGGCCGCCCCGAGGACGCGGTCGTCCACCTGCTGCGCAGCGTGGAGCATCCGCCCATCGGCCTGTGGGCGGGCGGCGGCCTGGCCGACGCGGCCGTACGGGCGGGGCGTCCGGAGGCCGTGGACGGCTGGCTCGGCATGGCCACGGCCGCCCTCGCGTCCAGCGGCTCCGACCACCTCGCGATGCTGGTCGAACGGACCCGGGCGCTGCTGTCACCGGACGGCGGGGCGCGCGACCACTTCGAGCGGGCCATAGCGCACGGCGAGCGCACCTCCGCGGCCCTGGACCTCGCCAGGACCCGGTTGTTCTTCGGTGAGTGGCTGCGGCGCGAACGCCACATCACGGAGGCCCGTGGCCACCTTGCCGCGGCCCTGCACGTCTTCGAGTCGCACCACGCGACGCCACTCGCCCGGCGGACGGCACGGGAGCTGGGTGCCGCCGGCAGCGTCCGGCCGACCCGGTCGCCGCACGCCGTCGCCGCCGACGCGGTGCTCACCGCCCAGGAACTGCACGTCGCACGGCTGGCCGCCGAGGGGTACTCGAACAAGCAGATAGCCGACCAGTTGTACCTCTCGCACCGCACGGTCGGGGCGCACCTGTACAGCGCCTACGCCAAGTTGCAGATCAACCGGCGGGCGCAGCTCCCGGCCGCCCTCGCGGGCACGCCCGACTGA
- a CDS encoding LuxR family transcriptional regulator, whose translation MRPVVCAGSAPRPVREVAPRTAEHPRGRDHVLTAVRAALAGAGDRHGTALAVRGEGGSGRSTLLRWAAEAAADAGGQVLRVAPRAEGGTSAYSALRSLTVPLSAASGALPGAVRAALPDALRRHADGGDETSVCSALWRTLAAAAQRRPVLLTVDDWQWLDPASARALAFVARRLDGTRVLLLAASDGQGPVPSADWGAAELSLPALGEEAAREVLADRHPRLAADAVAAVLAVAEGNPRALVDLPTVLTPDQRAGRAALPDPLLPGAALERCLGRRFRALPDGTRALLAALALLEEDAEAGDVAWLAGALGHDLDALIPAEEAGLVSSDRTPRFVRRVHRCLAHATAPAAVRRRAGRAWAELALTRLGGGPAGPAGPRPDGPTTPVEAPPDPGEAGPHHEDAARLEALGHAAVAGRRWSTAIRAFRMAGDLSPASWERSRLHAAAASAALCDGRPRLALTLTRGPGARPAGTTAQAVRAVRASALFDVAFHGDDSFRDLSAALETGPVAGADARDRAAFQLSALTSLTHDPAPARTALNALPDDAGDALRIAVTARLDPVSRAQEIREGLAGAAERALRTPGAGPRELTWLADAAWQVDDPASSGRLLSAALQRSGTERGHLPHCRELRAELLTAEGRWEELRDLVTRWSAEGGAGLPDRHAVALKSQLLLVCAYQGRREEARELAREVRRWARDRRSAHHAGLAAYAALLLAQADDTEPADGADWPADADPCRDAVTRQAHAVLVRGALLRNDPEAARAHQARAQRAGLTRFSDGSTLLVRHGRALLAAYTDESNTAELFGLAEDAATASARPFDRALLALDHGRWLRRRRHPAAARTRLRTAYETFGRLGAAPWQDRARTELRAIGAPPPGTVRTATTAGQALSAHERRIVRMAASGLSNREIAERLLVSPRTVASHLYKVFPRLGISSRRELQDALLGGGDTL comes from the coding sequence ATGAGGCCAGTCGTATGCGCCGGCAGTGCGCCGCGTCCCGTCCGCGAGGTCGCGCCGCGGACGGCGGAACACCCGCGCGGCCGGGACCACGTGCTCACGGCGGTACGCGCGGCCCTGGCCGGCGCCGGTGACCGGCACGGCACGGCACTGGCCGTCCGGGGCGAGGGCGGCAGCGGCAGGAGCACGCTGCTGCGCTGGGCCGCCGAGGCCGCCGCCGACGCCGGTGGGCAGGTGCTGCGGGTCGCCCCCCGCGCCGAGGGCGGCACGTCGGCGTACTCCGCGCTCCGCTCGCTGACGGTCCCGCTGTCCGCCGCGTCCGGCGCCTTGCCGGGCGCGGTCCGCGCGGCGCTGCCCGACGCGCTGCGCAGGCATGCCGACGGCGGTGACGAGACGTCCGTCTGCTCGGCGTTGTGGCGGACGCTGGCCGCCGCCGCTCAGCGGCGTCCCGTGCTGCTCACCGTGGACGACTGGCAGTGGCTCGACCCCGCCTCCGCCAGGGCCCTGGCGTTCGTGGCCCGCCGGCTCGACGGGACCCGGGTGCTGCTGCTGGCCGCTTCCGACGGGCAGGGGCCGGTCCCGTCCGCGGACTGGGGCGCGGCCGAGCTGTCGCTGCCCGCGCTCGGTGAGGAGGCCGCCCGGGAGGTGCTGGCGGACCGTCACCCGCGGCTGGCCGCCGACGCCGTGGCCGCCGTCCTCGCCGTGGCGGAGGGCAACCCGCGTGCCCTGGTGGACCTGCCCACGGTGCTCACCCCCGACCAGCGGGCGGGCCGGGCGGCACTGCCGGACCCCCTGCTGCCGGGAGCGGCCCTGGAGCGCTGCCTCGGCCGGCGGTTCCGCGCGCTGCCCGACGGCACCCGTGCCCTGCTGGCCGCGCTGGCCCTCCTGGAGGAGGACGCCGAGGCCGGGGACGTCGCGTGGCTGGCCGGCGCACTCGGGCACGACCTCGACGCCCTCATCCCGGCCGAGGAGGCGGGGCTCGTCTCCTCGGACCGGACGCCCCGCTTCGTCCGCCGGGTCCACCGGTGCCTGGCCCACGCCACCGCGCCGGCCGCCGTGCGGCGGCGGGCGGGCCGCGCCTGGGCCGAGCTGGCCCTGACCCGGCTCGGCGGCGGGCCGGCCGGCCCGGCTGGCCCCCGCCCCGACGGCCCGACCACGCCCGTCGAGGCGCCACCGGACCCCGGCGAGGCCGGACCGCACCACGAGGACGCGGCCCGGCTGGAGGCGCTCGGCCACGCGGCCGTGGCGGGCCGGCGCTGGTCCACGGCGATCAGGGCGTTCCGGATGGCCGGTGATCTCAGCCCGGCTTCTTGGGAGCGCTCCCGCCTGCATGCGGCCGCGGCGTCCGCCGCCCTGTGCGACGGCCGGCCACGGCTGGCGCTGACCCTGACCCGGGGACCGGGCGCCCGCCCGGCCGGGACCACGGCGCAGGCGGTGCGCGCCGTCCGGGCCTCCGCGCTGTTCGACGTCGCCTTCCACGGGGACGACAGCTTCCGCGACCTCTCCGCCGCGTTGGAGACGGGACCGGTCGCCGGCGCCGACGCGCGGGACCGGGCCGCGTTCCAGCTGTCGGCCCTGACGTCCCTCACCCACGACCCCGCCCCTGCCAGGACGGCACTGAACGCGCTGCCGGACGACGCCGGCGATGCCCTGCGCATCGCCGTGACCGCCCGGTTGGACCCGGTGTCCCGGGCACAGGAGATCCGGGAGGGGCTCGCCGGAGCGGCCGAGCGGGCCCTGCGGACACCCGGCGCCGGGCCTCGGGAGCTGACCTGGCTCGCGGACGCCGCGTGGCAGGTCGACGACCCGGCATCGAGCGGCCGGCTGCTGTCCGCCGCCCTGCAACGGTCGGGCACCGAGCGCGGACACCTCCCGCACTGCCGGGAGCTGCGGGCCGAACTCCTGACCGCCGAAGGGCGCTGGGAGGAACTGCGCGACCTGGTGACGCGGTGGTCGGCCGAGGGTGGTGCCGGCCTGCCCGACCGGCATGCCGTCGCCCTGAAGTCCCAGCTGCTGCTGGTCTGCGCGTACCAGGGCCGCCGGGAGGAGGCGCGGGAGCTGGCGCGGGAGGTCCGGCGATGGGCCCGCGACCGCCGCTCGGCCCACCACGCGGGCCTGGCCGCGTACGCCGCGCTCCTGCTGGCCCAGGCCGACGACACGGAGCCGGCGGACGGTGCCGACTGGCCGGCCGACGCCGATCCGTGCCGGGACGCGGTCACCCGGCAGGCCCATGCCGTCCTCGTGCGCGGTGCCCTGCTGCGGAACGACCCCGAGGCGGCCCGCGCGCACCAGGCGCGCGCGCAGCGGGCCGGGCTGACGCGCTTCTCCGACGGGTCGACCCTGCTGGTACGGCACGGCCGGGCGCTGCTGGCCGCGTACACCGACGAGTCCAACACCGCCGAGCTGTTCGGCCTGGCCGAGGACGCGGCGACGGCGTCGGCCCGCCCGTTCGACCGCGCGCTGCTGGCCCTGGACCACGGCAGGTGGCTGCGCCGCCGGCGGCACCCCGCGGCGGCACGCACCCGCCTGCGCACCGCCTACGAGACCTTCGGCCGGCTCGGGGCGGCGCCCTGGCAGGACCGGGCCCGCACCGAACTGCGGGCCATCGGGGCTCCCCCGCCGGGCACGGTGCGGACCGCCACCACGGCGGGCCAGGCGCTGTCGGCGCACGAGCGGCGCATCGTCCGCATGGCGGCCTCCGGCCTGTCCAACCGGGAGATCGCGGAGCGGCTGCTGGTCTCGCCGCGGACAGTCGCCTCACACCTGTACAAGGTCTTCCCCCGACTGGGCATCAGCTCGCGCCGGGAACTCCAGGACGCCTTGCTCGGCGGCGGTGACACTCTGTGA
- a CDS encoding PQQ-binding-like beta-propeller repeat protein has translation MPQHRALLIGASNYDMRGIHSLPFIPGDLARLGSALRRRGFKDVQVLSQLEGGKQLGANFIKGCVAGFLRRAGRGDTLVIVLSGHGVHAAGRDYLVPEDIHEDTHPFESGCVPIDWGRDLDETPADHVVFLIDACREGIEVASMSVAGVTQWGRQKTDAALRRKVAYVYGCSPAQLSLYVRDHEAVTDGVQCGTVPGESFSIFSRAISDVVTSHQGALALDVFREAVQERVSLLHQAYRKRGNPQLLRTITDIPHNAFTFLPAAAGRHEAATPPVTEYPATPSRSTSPWWSTPASPPSGLRPQPALTRTAEEDRLIPPAPSHSAAPGRGQAAGPVGLPPRLRGSSPGPRHLISRRRVLLGLAGTVLTGVGFTAWKVIDASTPDRQLWKFNTREFVQSSPAVAGGVVYVGSGDGKLYAVDAATGEEHWSFATGEWDASSPSDSAVKSSPAVADGVVYVGSQNKKLYAVDAATGKKRWSFATGGEVYSSPAVAGGVVYVGSRDEKLYAVDAATGDERWSFATGDRVDSSPTVTKGVVYVGSSNDKLYAVDAATGDERWSFATDFHVESSPTVADGVVYIGSYDAHLYAVKT, from the coding sequence ATGCCACAGCACCGCGCCCTCCTGATCGGGGCCAGCAACTACGACATGCGGGGAATCCACTCGCTCCCCTTCATCCCTGGCGATCTCGCACGCCTCGGCTCGGCCCTCCGGCGCCGAGGCTTCAAAGACGTGCAGGTGCTTTCCCAACTGGAGGGTGGCAAGCAGCTTGGGGCCAACTTCATCAAAGGCTGCGTCGCGGGATTCCTGCGCCGCGCCGGCCGGGGCGACACACTGGTGATCGTCCTCAGTGGCCATGGTGTGCACGCTGCGGGCCGGGACTACCTCGTCCCCGAGGACATCCACGAGGACACCCATCCCTTCGAGTCCGGCTGCGTGCCCATCGACTGGGGTCGCGACCTGGACGAGACACCTGCTGACCACGTTGTCTTCCTCATCGACGCCTGCCGGGAGGGCATCGAGGTGGCCTCGATGAGTGTGGCGGGCGTGACGCAGTGGGGGCGGCAGAAGACGGACGCCGCCTTACGGCGGAAGGTGGCGTACGTCTACGGCTGTTCCCCCGCCCAGCTCTCCCTCTACGTACGCGATCATGAGGCCGTGACCGACGGCGTTCAGTGCGGCACGGTGCCCGGCGAGTCGTTCAGCATCTTCTCCCGCGCGATCTCGGACGTCGTCACCTCCCACCAGGGCGCGCTGGCGCTGGACGTCTTCCGGGAAGCGGTTCAGGAACGGGTGTCCTTACTGCATCAGGCGTACAGGAAGCGGGGCAACCCGCAACTGCTGCGCACGATCACCGACATCCCGCACAACGCCTTCACCTTCCTCCCGGCAGCGGCGGGCCGCCACGAGGCCGCCACACCTCCCGTCACCGAGTACCCCGCAACGCCGTCTCGGAGCACGTCACCGTGGTGGAGTACACCGGCGTCCCCGCCATCGGGCCTGAGGCCGCAACCGGCACTGACCCGGACCGCTGAAGAAGACCGCCTCATCCCACCAGCTCCGTCGCACTCCGCCGCCCCCGGCCGTGGCCAGGCCGCAGGACCGGTGGGCCTTCCGCCCCGGCTGCGCGGATCTTCCCCCGGACCCCGGCACCTGATATCCCGCCGCCGGGTTCTGCTCGGTCTGGCTGGCACAGTTCTCACCGGAGTCGGCTTCACAGCCTGGAAGGTCATCGATGCCAGCACCCCAGACAGACAACTCTGGAAGTTCAACACCAGGGAGTTCGTGCAATCATCCCCAGCCGTGGCCGGAGGGGTGGTCTACGTCGGCAGCGGCGACGGCAAGTTGTATGCGGTGGATGCCGCCACCGGCGAGGAACACTGGTCCTTCGCCACCGGTGAGTGGGATGCGTCGTCCCCCAGCGACTCTGCGGTGAAGTCGTCTCCAGCGGTGGCCGACGGGGTGGTCTACGTCGGCAGCCAAAACAAGAAGCTGTATGCGGTGGATGCCGCCACCGGTAAGAAACGCTGGTCCTTCGCCACCGGTGGTGAGGTGTACTCCTCGCCAGCGGTGGCCGGAGGGGTGGTCTACGTCGGCAGCAGGGACGAGAAGCTGTATGCGGTGGACGCCGCCACCGGCGACGAACGCTGGTCCTTCGCCACCGGCGATCGGGTGGACTCGTCCCCAACGGTGACCAAAGGGGTGGTCTACGTCGGCAGCAGCAACGACAAGTTGTATGCGGTGGATGCCGCCACCGGCGACGAACGCTGGTCCTTCGCCACCGACTTCCATGTGGAATCGTCCCCAACGGTGGCCGACGGGGTGGTCTACATCGGCAGCTACGACGCCCACCTGTACGCGGTGAAGACGTGA